ATCAATTAAATGTAACTATTTTTCATATGTTATGGTGGAACATTTTgcatctttttgttttgtttgttttgtaactcAGATGTTCCAGCAAGCGGGATGTACTTTACGTCCTACGAGTGGCTGAAGAACCTTCTCACTCCACCAGGAAAAAGGTGACTATTTGTTCCTTGTGTTTACAACTGTCTTGTTAATAACAAAAGACCTCTGAGCAGCCGGACTTGTTGTCTTTCCCCTGCAGCCACAGCGACCTCAGCGTTCCCAGTGTGCTGTTTGCTGGAGGGATGGCCGGGATCTTCAACTGGGCGGTCGCAATCCCAGCCGACGTACTTAAGTCTCGTTTCCaaacaggtttgtttttttaaaattccacAGTTTGTTGAGGCTAAGATATccgttttctttttcttattatttgtAGTTTAAATTGTTAATTTATGAAAGTGCTGAGAGATATGGGTTGCTCTACTGTATTTTGGTtttcactactactactactatcatTACTAAATGTAGGATACTGAAAAAAGCCAGTTGGTGAAAATAACCTGCTTTTACAAGCgtgtctttaaaaaaatttgGCTGAGTTTTCTGCTGTGTCTCCCTCAGCGCCTGAAGGGAAATATCCCAACGGTTTCCGGGACGTTCTGCGGGAGCTGATCAGGGAGGAGGGCGTGGCCTCTCTGTATAAGGGCTTCAATGCTGTCATGCTTAGAGCTTttcctgcaaatgcagtgaGTACACTTCACTTATTCTTCAGTTCAGTAACGCTGTGAGAAGGGCCCAGAGGAGCTGGGTGGTACATTTCCACACGTGGTCATAAATGAGTCGTACGGAGTCTCAGTTATTCCGATTTGATGATGTAAAATATGTTGCACAGTTTAATcgggaatcatattaattaatacttacatgcagtgcaatttattctcataaataaggtgaacaggaagacaaatttcatttaaactgatgccgttttcaatgcgTCAGTTGAGCAATTACGAGCCAAActtttaactcatcggcagCCTCGTTGATTACGTGGGCTGTTTGTATAGCCtaagtaaatgtttaaacacaagtggaaTGCATTTGCTTaactcttttttaaaattagtacctgggtcatcccatCTTGCATATCTGTGTCCCACTCCACCTccgtcactactcaggagggatGCGCtgtcctgcagatcggttataccACCATCTATAGGCGTTGGAAGGGTTGGACAAGGAGCTCGCTCACATACGCCACATTTcatgttgattgtgatttataaaggcaAATCAGCATAGGACGTGTGcgcgcacagttttataaatcagaatatttttgtgCGTACGCACTTCCTACGTTTTGTACATACTCAACCTTTAGGAGTCTTTTCTatgtacagttttataaatgagacccctggacTCTAACCCGTGGATTACAGTAGCTGTAATCCACGGGTTACAACTCTAGTAACTCCAATATTCTTGCACTCATACAAGTGAAGAGCTTTTGTTACAACAAAGGTTACAACAAATTAGGgaaaatgtttgtccaatgaTCACAAGACTTGTGCTTGTCAGACAATATTTCATTGTGCATTTGGCCAATCACCAATAATTGATACcaatttatcttttttgttttttgtagtgGACAGTACAGCTTAAACAATTCATTAAACAGTCAGTCGATTGTCAGAAGATAAATTGCTGCATTTTTGTCTCGTGTGATCGTAAGTGTAATGTTTTGGGTTTTAGATGGTGTTAGAACATCTGAGTTATTCCTTCCATCACTATTATCCACAAACTAAacagttttgtttctgtgtctttttctctcagGCTTGTTTCTTAGGATTTGAGTGTGCAATGAAGTTCCTGAACTGGTTAGCACCGGACCTGTGATGAAGGCTCCACGTCAGCCTCCTATGTGAATCCCAGGGACAGAACTCTTGAACACAACAGAGTTATTAGCAGTGCGCACACACTCACTCTGAATCAAACAATACCAACAGATGTGAACACTTTCCCAATAATATGCTGGATTGTCTTTGAAACATTGTGGTAGAGCATGTGGATCTGAGGGTCCAAAGCCGAGATATTGCGATGACTCTGTAACAGTTccagtataaacacacacacagacagacagtcaaaTGTTCTCACTCCCTTTTGtttaaattgtctttttttttttatataagaAAAACGGTGAACTGAACATGCTGTGCCTTAGCTTTTGTTATCTGTGAGCCGGTGCGCATATCAGGGAAAAGGTGCATTttgttgtactgtgtgtgtgttcagtctcTCAGCAATACACACCTTTCAAACTGTCTGCTTCCTGTGTGGTCGCACTCAACTCAGTGACCGATAATAACtagattttctgtttgttttaacgTGAAATAATGTGAGAAGTTATGAGATTCACTGACTGTATACGAATGTCAGCATGTAtagaaataatttttaaaaagctggatCCATAATTAGAAATTAGACTTGCCGTGCAcaatttctctttttatttgaattatttgtgGAGTATTTTACAATATACATATAATGAAGTCAACTGTAACAAACACCTACAAGAaaagatgatgataataataaaacatataactAATCAAAAAATATTAGCAGTTATTAAACACCAGCAATTCTTTCCatcataataaataatgtaaatgtaatcatcATTAGTAATGCTTTATGTTTTCCGTTGTAAGTCACATAACATTACTTAAGTTACTAATTCTGTCTCGTTTCAGTTTTATATACAATGAgttactttttgtttgttgtaaacCCCTATAAAGTTTTAAGAGGGTTTTATTGTTTGAATTTAACAGCACGTGCCATTAGAAGAAGTCTTGTGCACCTCTTAAAAACATCTATGATGGTGTCTGATTCTGCAGCAGTAAAaaaaaggtctctctctctctgctgtttctttGCCAAATCAACTTCTCATGTGTAATCCATCGGACAGCCTTTAATTACATCTGATGTGAAGTCCTGGTCAATACTTTCCAACAGGCCGTGCTAAATAAAGAAATCAATAAACTGCCGGGCGTTCGAGAGAGTGGgacgagaggaggaggagtcacTTTGCTCCTGTGATGACAGTCCAGACACAAGTAGAGTTTTGATATTACACATCtaaatatttgtttagttttggtTTTGAGGTTAAGTGTGAACTATCAACATCCAAACCCGTGACCTCTGAACCTGCATGATGAGTGCTGTTGAGATACCGGCTGGTTTGAAAGAGCTGCTGCAGGGATACACAGTGGAGGTGCTTCGCCGCAGGCCGCCAGACTTGGTTGAATTTGCATTGCAGCATTTTACGCAAATTCTGGAGAGCCAAAAAAATGACCAAAGAGCCAAGAAACGCAGTGCCAGGCCGGCACGGAAAGGAGTGACCTTTGAAACAAAGTCAGATAAGCCCAAcaaggatgaagaggaggaggacgaagaTGCTGATAGTGAGTGTtaacttattacattattttttttcacgTGCTCCAAATTTAGGCTACTCTAAATGAAAGCTGTAACTTTTATAAAGCTTCATAGTGCCAACACCACACAGAGTGAGCTGACATGTGCACGCTCCCAAAAGACATTTCATTGATGCAAACCATTGGCCTGCAAGGTCAAAGTCAGGCAAACATCCATGTGAACAAAAAAGCGGGCTAGATGCTGCAGACAAAAAATACTAGCAGATCACATGATACAGAATAACACTAATTAACAAGACCAGTTCACTatgcatataaaaaaaaacaaatggaaaaatgtgCAGAGACATCAAATGAACTGTAACAATAACGTATGAGGAGCTTCTTTATGCTTTAATAGACTTGTGAAaactgatctctctctctctgcagagtCCACCACTAGTAAATACAACCGCAGAGTTTCAGGTCAGTAACTGGAACAACATGTGTAATGAATATTAATTCCATTTGACCCGCGGTacagtattattatttgtttgtccTGCTGCAGTTTGTGCAGAGGCTTACAACCCCGATGATGATGAGGACGATGATTCAGAGCCTCGGGTCGTATATCCCAAAACAGACGAGCAGCGTCGCAGACTTCAGGATGCGTGCAGAgacattttactgtttaaaaCACTGGAGCAGGTACAACAGTGCAAATGGTTGTCCTTTTTTTGGTCGAAATTTGAATATAAATTTTAGGTTTTACATACACAGACAGGCGGGCACCTAATGTGAGTGTAGTATACAAAAAGTACATCAGGCCAAAACCCATCACTCCTGTTCTTAGATCTTTACACGGACGCCAGTGTCAAAGCACTGAGTATAACGTTTTTGATTTACATTGTACGGAATGCTTTGGGGCTAAAATACAGTCCAGATATGCTGCTCTGCATACTGTAGCCTACTGTGCAGTTGCagcatttgatttttatgctccacatatctggaacaaactccttAAAAACACAAGGTCCACACCAGCTCTCAGTTCTTTAAAATGGAGGCTTAAGACTTTTCTGTTTGAcagtacattttattaaattgaatttaatatttattcGTTTACACTACATTGTGTTTCTCTTACATCTTGTCTTAACGCcttgttatgttttatgtaaagcactgaATTGTTATTGAAAGGTGCTACACTGATAACCTTACCTCACCTAATGTCCTCCAGGAGCAGTTCTCTGAGGTTCTGGACGCCATGTTCGAGGTGTTGGTCAAACCTCAGGAACACATCATAGACCAAGGAGATGATGGAGACAACTTCTACGTCATAGAGAAGTCAGGGGTGGATTTCATATTATTTAGTTTCTGATGTTTAAACTAGGTACACTGTATCAGTCTCATAATGACGTGTTCTCCCTGTCCATATGTTGTATTATTTCCAGGGGTGTGTATGATATTTTTGTGCAGAAGGACGGAGCAAGCGTGTGTGTTGGAAAGTATGACAATAAGGGTAGTTTTGGTGAGCTGGCTCTCATGTACAACACGCCGCGAGCTGCCACAATCGTTGCAACACAGGACGGCGCCCTGTGGGGCCTGGTGAGTCCGACAGAGGATGATGATCTTCAGTGCTTCACTGCAGAGTACAGTTTCTGAGgaagtgtatgaatgtgttgcTAAATGGTTAAATCCCCCAGCTTGTAATGTTACTGCAAGTAAAACTATGGATGAATCTATGAACTTCTGCACATCTcagctgaaataaaatcaaaggtGGAACTGAAGCTACGATGAACTACATTTTTTGGTTTGGTGCTCTTCCAGGATCGAGCCACATTTCACAGGCTGATTGTTAAAAATAATGCGAAGATGAGGAGGATGTATGAGGCCTTCATCGAGTGTGTTCCACTTCTGAAGTCTCTGGAGGTTTGTGATAGAAAACACAAACTCTACACAAACTAATGGTAGAATAGGTGGACATTTAGTCCCCTTATACTTCATGTATTTGATGTGTCATCATGCTTCACTGTCTTTTCACAAGCTCTCTGAGAGAATGAAGATTGTGGATGTTTTGGGAGCCCGAGCGTTCAAAGACGGAGAGTGCATAATTACACAGGTACAGTGTTTCTTTGGCTGCCTTATTATTATACAGTAACAGGTTGGACTTAATAAATGTGGCATTTCTGCTGCATCCTGTGCTTGCAGGGGGAGGAGGCCGACTGTTTCTACATTGTGGAATTGGGAGAGGTGAAGATAATGATAAAAAGCAAAGTAAGTAGTGTCCATTATTATAATTGAATCTATTTTAGTTCATGAACCTATTTAATTTCTTAAAGTAAAAGTGTATTATTacacgcctctggagaaactagaggttaagtgtcatgctcagggacacactggtggatgtgtcacagtgggaattgaacccaagTCTCCCACACAGAAGACATGGCTCTTATCAGTACGCCGTCACCATCCCAGGGTGAATGAAAAGTGTAACCTTTTTATTCACCCTTTTTTCCATTAAGTAggtataattatatatatatattttttatttatgtctggTGATGTTCAAGAGGTtgtattatgctcatttcaggttcatcattttattaacaggtttacatggtttcattttcaacaaacaccatatttttgtcatactgctcATTGCTGCAGcccctcttttcaccctgtgtgttgaacgcttcgttttagctatggagtgatacatcttac
Above is a genomic segment from Micropterus dolomieu isolate WLL.071019.BEF.003 ecotype Adirondacks linkage group LG18, ASM2129224v1, whole genome shotgun sequence containing:
- the prkar2ab gene encoding protein kinase, cAMP-dependent, regulatory, type II, alpha, B isoform X2, translated to MSAVEIPAGLKELLQGYTVEVLRRRPPDLVEFALQHFTQILESQKNDQRAKKRSARPARKGVTFETKSDKPNKDEEEEDEDADKSTTSKYNRRVSVCAEAYNPDDDEDDDSEPRVVYPKTDEQRRRLQDACRDILLFKTLEQEQFSEVLDAMFEVLVKPQEHIIDQGDDGDNFYVIEKGVYDIFVQKDGASVCVGKYDNKGSFGELALMYNTPRAATIVATQDGALWGLDRATFHRLIVKNNAKMRRMYEAFIECVPLLKSLELSERMKIVDVLGARAFKDGECIITQTKAGQQDNTEVEVARCSRGQYFGELALVTNKPRAASVYAVGETKCLVIDIQAFERLLGPCMDIMKRNISQYEDQLVALFGSSLDLKH
- the prkar2ab gene encoding protein kinase, cAMP-dependent, regulatory, type II, alpha, B isoform X1; its protein translation is MSAVEIPAGLKELLQGYTVEVLRRRPPDLVEFALQHFTQILESQKNDQRAKKRSARPARKGVTFETKSDKPNKDEEEEDEDADKSTTSKYNRRVSVCAEAYNPDDDEDDDSEPRVVYPKTDEQRRRLQDACRDILLFKTLEQEQFSEVLDAMFEVLVKPQEHIIDQGDDGDNFYVIEKGVYDIFVQKDGASVCVGKYDNKGSFGELALMYNTPRAATIVATQDGALWGLDRATFHRLIVKNNAKMRRMYEAFIECVPLLKSLELSERMKIVDVLGARAFKDGECIITQGEEADCFYIVELGEVKIMIKSKVSSTKAGQQDNTEVEVARCSRGQYFGELALVTNKPRAASVYAVGETKCLVIDIQAFERLLGPCMDIMKRNISQYEDQLVALFGSSLDLKH
- the prkar2ab gene encoding protein kinase, cAMP-dependent, regulatory, type II, alpha, B isoform X3; this encodes MSAVEIPAGLKELLQGYTVEVLRRRPPDLVEFALQHFTQILESQKNDQRAKKRSARPARKGVTFETKSDKPNKDEEEEDEDADKSTTSKYNRRVSVCAEAYNPDDDEDDDSEPREQFSEVLDAMFEVLVKPQEHIIDQGDDGDNFYVIEKGVYDIFVQKDGASVCVGKYDNKGSFGELALMYNTPRAATIVATQDGALWGLDRATFHRLIVKNNAKMRRMYEAFIECVPLLKSLELSERMKIVDVLGARAFKDGECIITQGEEADCFYIVELGEVKIMIKSKVSSTKAGQQDNTEVEVARCSRGQYFGELALVTNKPRAASVYAVGETKCLVIDIQAFERLLGPCMDIMKRNISQYEDQLVALFGSSLDLKH